Within the Fischerella sp. PCC 9605 genome, the region ATTATTTATTTTTTTTAACATTTTTCAATAGTTAGTTACAATTTAATTAGATAGCAATCTAATTACGATTGCAAGGAAGGCAACAGCATATGCAGATGCAAGGTATTTCACTGGCAGAAGCAGCAAGACGTTTGGGCGTGAGTCAAAGCGCTTTGTATGTAGCTGTGCAAAAAGGACAAATCCCTGCTTTTAGAAGAGGTAGGAGAACTGTAATTTCTCAAGCAGGATTAAGAGCATATCAAGTCAGGCAACGTCCTACCTCTGATTACAGACTCTAAGGGTATCAGGGCTAAATCGCGTATTAATGCAGTTCTCAATCTTTGTGCGATCGCTCTTCTCAGAGTAAAACTGAAACCTTTGGTTAGAGAGGCTTTTACCCATTGGGCTTAGTTTAAAGGTTTCTGTTAGTTTGCGTAGATGCCCGTAGGGCGTTCGCGC harbors:
- a CDS encoding helix-turn-helix domain-containing protein — protein: MQMQGISLAEAARRLGVSQSALYVAVQKGQIPAFRRGRRTVISQAGLRAYQVRQRPTSDYRL